In a genomic window of Octadecabacter sp. SW4:
- the groES gene encoding co-chaperone GroES has protein sequence MFTPLHDRVLVRRIEGDEKTKGGLIIPDSAKEKPAEGEIVAVGAGARDDDGDRIAMDVKTGDRILFGKWSGSEIKIDGEDLMIMKESDILGIIA, from the coding sequence ATGTTTACGCCTCTACACGACCGCGTTCTGGTCCGTCGCATCGAAGGCGACGAAAAGACGAAAGGTGGCCTGATCATCCCCGATAGCGCCAAGGAAAAGCCCGCAGAGGGCGAAATCGTGGCCGTGGGCGCAGGCGCGCGGGACGACGACGGTGATCGGATCGCCATGGACGTTAAAACCGGAGACAGGATCCTGTTCGGCAAATGGTCCGGCAGTGAGATCAAGATCGACGGCGAAGACCTCATGATCATGAAGGAGAGCGACATCCTCGGCATCATCGCTTGA
- a CDS encoding zinc transporter ZntB, with protein sequence METIKPLAAFDINEGIAEPVGPALSVLGPASGYRWLHFDLQDQALRAWVAEHLPEIAGRALLQSETRPRCERFEDGLILNLRGVNLNPESDPEDMVSLRMWITGTVIVSARKRKVWAMDAIRQAAEAGAAPASVGRFLAELTYGLTSRIETVSLGLEEQTDELEEAISEGRSLPPGKLARIRQAVIKMRRFINPQREAIAALSTLDNWIIAPEELALLRETANRTRRIVEELDATRDRLSALQDHIDAERAHALSRNSYVLSLVAAIFLPLGFLTGLFGVNIAGMPGTEAPLAFWLLTAVSLVGGIALFLIFKFSKWL encoded by the coding sequence ATGGAAACAATCAAGCCACTTGCAGCCTTCGACATCAACGAGGGGATCGCAGAACCAGTTGGACCCGCGCTAAGTGTTTTGGGCCCAGCCAGCGGGTATCGATGGCTACATTTTGACTTGCAAGACCAAGCCCTGCGCGCTTGGGTCGCAGAGCATCTTCCCGAGATCGCAGGGCGCGCGCTCCTGCAGAGTGAGACCCGACCACGTTGTGAGCGCTTCGAAGATGGGTTGATCCTGAACCTGCGTGGCGTGAACCTGAATCCGGAATCCGATCCCGAGGACATGGTGTCCTTGCGCATGTGGATCACGGGTACGGTAATCGTGTCTGCCCGGAAGCGCAAAGTCTGGGCCATGGATGCCATCCGCCAAGCCGCAGAAGCCGGAGCGGCACCTGCATCCGTAGGGCGTTTCCTCGCAGAGCTGACATATGGATTGACCAGCCGGATCGAAACCGTCTCTCTCGGGCTCGAAGAACAGACCGATGAATTGGAAGAAGCCATCTCGGAAGGTCGGTCTTTGCCTCCGGGAAAACTCGCGCGCATTCGGCAGGCGGTCATCAAAATGCGGCGATTCATCAATCCCCAACGAGAAGCCATTGCCGCGCTCTCAACACTCGACAACTGGATCATCGCACCAGAGGAATTGGCTCTGCTGCGTGAAACCGCCAACCGCACCCGTCGGATCGTCGAAGAACTCGACGCTACCCGGGACCGATTATCAGCCCTGCAAGACCACATCGACGCAGAGCGCGCCCATGCGCTCAGTCGCAACAGCTATGTGTTGTCCCTGGTTGCAGCGATCTTCCTGCCATTGGGGTTTCTCACGGGACTTTTCGGTGTGAATATCGCTGGGATGCCTGGAACGGAAGCACCTTTGGCGTTTTGGCTCCTGACAGCGGTGTCACTCGTGGGAGGCATCGCACTGTTCTTGATCTTCAAATTTTCGAAATGGCTCTAA
- the groL gene encoding chaperonin GroEL (60 kDa chaperone family; promotes refolding of misfolded polypeptides especially under stressful conditions; forms two stacked rings of heptamers to form a barrel-shaped 14mer; ends can be capped by GroES; misfolded proteins enter the barrel where they are refolded when GroES binds): MSAKDVKFGTDSRDRMLKGINTLANAVKVTLGPKGRNVVLDKSWGAPRITKDGVTVAKEIELSDAFENMGAQMVKDVASRTNDEAGDGTTTATVLAQAIIREGMKSVAAGMNPMDLKRGIDKAVDAVVAEVKAMSRPVGDTDEIAKVGTISANGETAIGQQIADAMAKVGNEGVITVEENKGLETETEVVEGMQFDRGYLSPYFVTEAEKMTASLEDCVILLHEKKLTSLAPMVPLLEAVMQADKQLLVVAEDIDGEALAMLVVNKLRGGLKVAGVKAPGFGDRRKAMLEDLAILTGGQVISEELGIKLENVTLEMLGVAKKITITKDATTVIDGAGDKAAIAARVSQIRAQIEDTTSDYDKEKLQERLAKLSGGVAVIKVGGATEIEVKERKDRVDDSLNATRAAVQEGVVPGGGVALVHAGKVLAGLTGDNADQTAGIAIIRKALQAPLRQIAENAGVDGSVVAGKIAENASKTFGYDAQLDQYGDMLKAGVIDPTKVVRIALQYAASVAGLLVTTEAMVADRPTKLARTEMADMESMM; this comes from the coding sequence ATGTCTGCAAAAGACGTCAAATTTGGCACGGACTCCCGTGACCGCATGCTTAAGGGCATCAATACACTCGCCAACGCCGTCAAGGTCACGCTGGGCCCCAAGGGCCGCAACGTTGTCCTAGACAAATCCTGGGGCGCGCCGCGCATCACCAAGGACGGTGTGACCGTCGCCAAGGAGATCGAACTCTCCGACGCGTTCGAGAACATGGGCGCACAGATGGTCAAGGATGTCGCATCGCGCACCAACGACGAAGCCGGTGACGGCACCACGACCGCTACGGTACTCGCTCAGGCCATCATCAGGGAAGGCATGAAGTCGGTCGCGGCAGGCATGAACCCGATGGACCTCAAACGCGGCATCGACAAGGCCGTGGATGCCGTTGTGGCCGAAGTCAAGGCGATGTCGCGCCCGGTGGGCGACACCGATGAAATCGCCAAGGTCGGCACGATATCGGCCAATGGCGAGACCGCGATTGGCCAGCAGATCGCCGATGCGATGGCCAAGGTCGGCAACGAGGGCGTCATCACCGTCGAGGAAAACAAAGGGCTCGAGACCGAAACCGAAGTCGTCGAGGGCATGCAGTTCGACCGTGGCTATCTCAGCCCGTATTTCGTGACCGAGGCCGAAAAAATGACCGCGAGTCTCGAAGACTGTGTGATCCTGCTTCACGAGAAAAAGCTAACCTCGCTGGCACCGATGGTGCCTCTGCTCGAAGCGGTTATGCAAGCGGACAAGCAGCTCTTAGTTGTCGCCGAAGATATCGATGGCGAAGCGCTCGCCATGCTCGTGGTGAACAAGCTCCGCGGCGGCTTGAAGGTCGCGGGCGTCAAGGCACCTGGCTTCGGGGATCGTCGTAAGGCGATGCTGGAAGACCTCGCCATCCTGACGGGCGGTCAGGTGATTTCTGAAGAACTCGGTATCAAGCTCGAGAACGTCACTCTGGAGATGCTGGGTGTCGCCAAGAAGATCACCATCACGAAGGACGCAACGACCGTGATCGACGGGGCGGGCGACAAAGCGGCCATCGCCGCGCGCGTGTCTCAAATCCGCGCGCAGATCGAAGATACCACGTCGGATTACGACAAGGAAAAGCTGCAGGAACGTCTTGCGAAACTCTCAGGCGGAGTGGCAGTGATTAAGGTCGGCGGGGCGACCGAAATCGAAGTGAAAGAGCGCAAGGATCGCGTCGATGACTCCCTGAACGCAACCCGTGCGGCTGTCCAGGAAGGTGTTGTACCCGGAGGCGGCGTCGCGCTGGTCCACGCTGGAAAGGTTCTTGCGGGTCTCACGGGCGACAATGCAGACCAGACGGCGGGCATCGCGATCATTCGCAAGGCCCTCCAGGCACCGCTGCGGCAAATCGCCGAGAATGCCGGTGTCGATGGATCGGTCGTTGCCGGAAAGATCGCCGAGAACGCCAGCAAGACGTTCGGCTACGACGCGCAATTGGACCAATATGGCGACATGCTGAAGGCGGGCGTCATTGATCCCACGAAGGTCGTGCGCATTGCCCTTCAATACGCAGCCTCTGTGGCTGGCTTGCTTGTCACAACCGAGGCAATGGTTGCCGACCGGCCAACGAAGTTGGCAAGGACCGAAATGGCTGACATGGAAAGCATGATGTAG
- a CDS encoding phosphate-starvation-inducible PsiE family protein → MADETKHDEHASDPLLKAAHAFEYYVILVLVLTVGLITLLAMARLFVGIYDTVFVSWDVKNLHAVQVLFGMVMTVLIALEFGNSILRHIREHSTIIQAREVILIGMMAVVRKVMIIDLSTTSPWLIAALGVIALSLAGAYWVMRDD, encoded by the coding sequence ATGGCGGATGAGACGAAACACGACGAGCATGCTTCGGATCCCCTTCTGAAAGCCGCCCATGCGTTTGAGTATTATGTCATTCTCGTCTTGGTCTTGACGGTTGGCCTGATCACGCTGTTGGCCATGGCGCGATTGTTCGTCGGCATCTATGACACGGTGTTTGTCAGTTGGGATGTGAAGAACTTGCACGCCGTTCAGGTGCTGTTTGGCATGGTCATGACCGTGCTAATTGCGTTGGAGTTCGGCAATTCGATCCTGCGGCATATAAGAGAGCATTCGACAATCATTCAGGCGCGCGAAGTCATTCTGATTGGTATGATGGCCGTGGTCCGCAAAGTCATGATCATTGACCTCTCAACGACGTCACCCTGGCTGATCGCCGCGCTTGGTGTGATTGCGCTATCCCTTGCAGGCGCCTATTGGGTGATGCGCGACGACTAA
- a CDS encoding MFS transporter: MVKSLLPLAALLLGSAFLLFAGGVNSLILPIRGETEGFTAASLGLLGTGWAIGYVAGCLRTPALVARVGHIRAFGAMCAIAAIAVLFSLVLITPWVWIPVRALSGFCFAGAAMIVESWLNERADASSRGRIFGIYTMVNLAATTAGQMVLTLGDANGYFFFVLAAMVYCLALLPTAISATTTPRPLTQVSLNLRGLWKNSPIAFFAVLMVGISNASFGTLAAVYAARIGLSLNQIALFASIPILAGAALQIPVGIASDTLDRRKVLIGITLFALLADALFIFLAGANPQLVLAFSALFGATVFAMYPVIVAHANDHAEPGSYIQVSGGLLLVFGIGSIVGPTVAGFAMTSFGAWSLFAVTGAAHVLLIAFALYRLRTAAAVTSDNKVTFQINPMARASTPETAALAANQSELDADQPDMAMPQTDDENFRGKE, encoded by the coding sequence ATGGTGAAAAGTCTGCTGCCCCTCGCGGCCCTTTTGTTGGGGTCCGCCTTTTTGCTGTTCGCAGGCGGCGTGAACAGTCTGATTTTGCCCATTCGTGGGGAGACTGAAGGGTTCACAGCCGCCTCGCTTGGCTTGCTCGGGACTGGCTGGGCCATCGGATATGTCGCAGGTTGCCTGCGCACACCTGCGCTGGTGGCGCGTGTGGGCCATATTCGCGCTTTTGGGGCCATGTGTGCCATTGCAGCGATCGCGGTGCTTTTCTCTCTGGTGCTGATCACGCCCTGGGTTTGGATCCCGGTGCGCGCCCTGTCCGGGTTTTGCTTTGCCGGCGCGGCGATGATCGTTGAGAGCTGGTTGAACGAGCGGGCGGACGCATCCTCTCGCGGTCGTATTTTCGGCATCTATACGATGGTCAATCTCGCCGCGACTACGGCCGGTCAAATGGTCCTGACTTTGGGAGACGCCAACGGGTATTTTTTCTTTGTTTTGGCGGCCATGGTTTACTGTCTGGCCCTGCTCCCGACGGCAATTAGCGCGACGACGACGCCGCGCCCCTTGACCCAAGTCTCACTCAACTTGCGGGGTCTCTGGAAAAACTCGCCAATAGCCTTCTTTGCGGTTTTGATGGTGGGCATTTCCAACGCGTCCTTCGGGACCCTGGCCGCTGTCTACGCGGCACGCATCGGATTGAGCCTCAACCAGATCGCGCTATTCGCCAGCATTCCCATTCTGGCCGGTGCCGCCCTGCAAATTCCTGTCGGCATCGCGTCTGACACACTTGATCGCCGCAAAGTCCTCATCGGCATCACGCTTTTCGCGTTGCTGGCAGATGCGCTGTTCATTTTCCTGGCAGGCGCCAACCCCCAATTGGTGCTTGCTTTTTCCGCCCTCTTTGGTGCGACGGTGTTCGCGATGTACCCGGTGATTGTGGCCCACGCCAACGATCACGCCGAGCCTGGCTCCTACATCCAAGTCAGTGGCGGCTTGCTCCTGGTTTTTGGGATCGGCTCCATCGTCGGGCCTACGGTCGCAGGTTTTGCAATGACGAGTTTTGGGGCCTGGAGCCTCTTTGCGGTCACGGGGGCGGCACATGTGCTTCTGATCGCTTTTGCCCTCTATCGTTTGCGGACGGCGGCAGCTGTTACATCGGACAACAAAGTGACCTTTCAGATCAATCCCATGGCTCGTGCCTCGACGCCGGAAACCGCCGCCTTGGCCGCCAACCAATCTGAACTTGATGCAGACCAGCCTGACATGGCGATGCCGCAGACAGACGATGAAAACTTTAGAGGCAAGGAATGA